The following coding sequences are from one Triticum dicoccoides isolate Atlit2015 ecotype Zavitan chromosome 4A, WEW_v2.0, whole genome shotgun sequence window:
- the LOC119287933 gene encoding uncharacterized protein LOC119287933 → MAEGGIVVAICQHGGEFTSGPNGNLVYKGGEAHAVDVSREMPLDSFKDEVSKVFHVDITDMSFKYFLPNNNRTLITISCDRDLQRMVDFTASAAQVDVFVISTGENRSVVTYTGASTVKAGSNAQGDKRKRPASKSKASKSNKKTPNATGAAVEANTHDFNQPRPVETLNDYNEDFQLEFGRDVAFATTAEAVSSAPEVMNQDKLALVDTTQRELIGPFDDSINAYDGSEIIIDPPQELTSNPTMFWDDIIKGVGQEFDNVKDFRAQLCKYSIAKGFAYRFIKNETTRVTVKCVGDGCTWRLHASESSRSKKFVIKKMTDVHTCGGEGGEGQRRATRQWLTTIIKEKLRVNASLKPKDLVKEIYEEYGVLLTYSQVWRGREVAQKEMFHVMRETFGHLPWYRDRLFQTNPGSSLELSQTVDTRRVFIAFHASLHGFANGCRPLLFLDKVPLKATNEYKLLVAAAVDADDGVFPVTFNVVEDESYDSWVWFLMQLRIALQYHSYPFNAMTFLSNGQKGLDAAVPHVFEDSHHAFCLHHIMEEFRGELRKGPWSQQIRDAMVEDFTRAAEACSIDEFNASIESIRNISTEAADWIIASKPEHWSDAVFTGCRYDHFSSDIVDAFNNWIPTKKEGSMVLMIDSLRMKVAEIMEARREACKSWEGPLTPSMDFKAQGEMLKASKLTVLCSSETVFEVRGSGIFVVNLANWECTCRRWQLSGLPCMHAVAVFNRIGRSFYDYCSKFFKIESYHMTYSGTTLPIPDMDTFDFSAGATIPPPKPRTSDKPRRKRFNPNKVTTLIRLCSRCKQAGHNKATCEALL, encoded by the exons ATGGCGGAGGGTGGTATTGTGGTGGCCATCTGCCAGCACGGCGGGGAGTTCACTTCTGGCCCCAATGGGAATTTGGTCTACAAAGGGGGGGAAGCGCACGCCGTCGACGTCTCTCGGGAGATGCCGCTGGACAGCTTCAAGGATGAGGTGTCCAAGGTGTTCCATGTCGATATCACCGACATGTCGTTCAAATACTTTCTGCCGAACAACAACAGGACGCTCATCACAATCTCATGTGACCGAGATTTGCAACGGATGGTTGACTTTACTGCTAGTGCTGCGCAAGTAGACGTTTTTGTCATTAGTACAGGAGAGAACAG GAGTGTTGTAACTTACACTGGAGCTTCCACTGTTAAAGCTGGATCTAATGCACAGGGTGACAAAAGGAAAAGGCCAGCTTCCAAAAGCAA GGCATCCAAAAGTAAcaagaaaaccccaaatgctacCGGTGCTGCAGTTGAAGCTAATACCCATGATTTCAATCAGCCAAGACCGGTGGAGACTTTAAATGATTACAACGA GGATTTTCAACTAGAATTTGGACGCGATGTTGCCTTTGCCACCACAGCTGAAGCTGTTTCCTCTGCTCCAGAGGTTATGAATCAGGACAAGCTTGCTCTCGTTGATACCACACAAAG GGAACTAATTGGGCCTTTTGATGATTCAATCAATGCATATGATGGTTCGGAGATCATAATAGATCCTCCCCAGGAACTTACCAGTAACCCCACTATGTTCTGGGATGACATTATTAAAGGTGTTGGTCAAGAATTTGATAACGTGAAGGATTTCCGAGCTCAGTTGTGCAAGTATTCCATCGCGAAAGGATTTGCGTACCGTTTCATAAAAAATGAAACCACCAGAGTCACGGTGAAGTGTGTTGGGGATGGCTGCACCTGGCGATTGCATGCATCCGAGTCATCTCGTAGCAAGAAGTTTGTTATCAAGAAAATGACTGATGTGCACACATGTGGAGGAGAAGGTGGAGAGGGTCAGCGGCGAGCAACAAGGCAGTGGTTGACTACCATCATTAAGGAGAAACTGCGTGTGAACGCATCACTCAAGCCGAAGGACCTTGTCAAAGAAATATATGAAGAATATGGAGTTCTGCTGACCTATTCACAGGTTTGGCGAGGTAGAGAAGTGGCACAGAAGGAGATGTTTCATGTTATGAGGGAGACATTTGGCCATTTGCCCTGGTACCGTGATAGACTTTTTCAGACTAACCCAGGGAGCTCACTTGAATTGTCTCAGACAGTGGATACACGCCGTGTTTTTATCGCATTCCATGCTTCTTTACACGGTTTTGCAAATGGGTGCAGGCCCCTCCTTTTTCTTGACAAGGTTCCGCTCAAGGCGACAAATGAGTACAAGTTGCTGGTTGCGGCTGCAGTTGATGCAGATGATGGTGTCTTTCCAGTGACATTTAATGTGGTTGAAGATGAAAGTTATGACAGCTGGGTTTGGTTCTTGATGCAGCTGAGGATTGCTCTCCAATATCACAGCTACCCATTCAATGCTATGACATTCTTGTCCAATGGACAAAAGGGTCTGGATGCTGCTGTCCCACATGTGTTTGAAGATAGCCACCATGCCTTCTGTTTACATCATATCATGGAGGAATTCAGAGGAGAACTGAGGAAGGGACCATGGTCGCAACAGATAAGAGATGCGATGGTCGAGGATTTTACTCGTGCGGCCGAAGCATGCAGCATTGATGAGTTTAATGCATCAATTGAGAGCATAAGGAATATATCCACTGAAGCTGCCGACTGGATCATTGCGAGTAAGCCAGAGCATTGGTCAGATGCCGTCTTCACAGGCTGTCGGTATGACCATTTCTCATCAGACATTGTTGATGCATTTAATAACTGGATACCAACAAAGAAGGAGGGGTCCATGGTGCTGATGATAGACTCTCTGAGAATGAAAGTAGCGGAGATAATGGAAGCAAGGCGTGAAGCCTGCAAGTCATGGGAAGGGCCTTTAACACCTTCCATGGATTTCAAAGCGCAGGGTGAGATGTTGAAGGCTAGTAAGCTGACCGTGCTGTGCTCTTCCGAGACTGTGTTTGAAGTGCGGGGCAGCGGTATTTTTGTTGTTAATCTTGCAAATTGGGAATGCACATGTCGGAGGTGGCAACTTTCTGGCCTCCCTTGTATGCATGCTGTTGCTGTGTTTAACAGGATTGGACGATCTTTCTATGACTACTGTTCCAAGTTTTTTAAAATAGAGAGCTACCATATGACATACTCAGGAACAACCCTCCCAATTCCTGACATGGATACCTTCGATTTTAGTGCTGGGGCAACGATCCCACCTCCCAAGCCACGTACATCAGATAAACCGAGAAGAAAGAGGTTTAATCCCAACAAGGTAACCACTCTTATACGGCTCTGTAGCAGGTGCAAGCAGGCAGGACACAACAAGGCAACATGTGAAGCCCTTCTGTAG